A single region of the Eulemur rufifrons isolate Redbay chromosome 8, OSU_ERuf_1, whole genome shotgun sequence genome encodes:
- the PRR9 gene encoding proline-rich protein 9, with translation MSFSEQQCKQPCVPPPCLQKAQEQCQAKAEELCLPTCQDPCQEKGLAQVQEVCLPQCQELSQENCPQQSQDPCLPQCQDQCPPQCVEPSQELFQTKCVEVFPQKVQEKCSPPGKGK, from the coding sequence ATGTCCTTTAGTGAGCAGCAGTGCAAGCAGCCATGCGTGCCCCCTCCATGTCTTCAAAAGGCCCAAGAGCAGTGCCAGGCGAAGGCTGAGGAGCTGTGCCTCCCCACGTGCCAGGACCCCTGCCAGGAGAAGGGCCTGGCGCAAGTTCAGGAGGTATGTCTTCCTCAGTGCCAGGAGCTAAGCCAAGAAAACTGCCCACAGCAAAGCCAAGATCCATGCCTACCTCAGTGCCAAGACCAATGTCCACCTCAGTGCGTAGAGCCAAGCCAGGAGTTGTTCCAGACAAAATGTGTGGAGGTTTTCCCACAGAAGGTCCAAGAGAAGTGCTCGCCCCCTGGCAAGGGAAAGTAG
- the LELP1 gene encoding late cornified envelope-like proline-rich protein 1: MSSDDKNKPSDPKNEPKNCDPRCEQKCEAKCQPSCLKKLLQRCSEKCPQEKCPPPKCPPRCPAPCPPPCPPPCPPKSCVKPCPPKCPPPCPPPCPPPCPPPCPPPCPPPE, translated from the coding sequence ATGTCGAGTGACGATAAAAATAAACCTAGTGACCCCAAGAACGAGCCCAAGAACTGCGATCCCAGGTGTGAACAAAAGTGTGAGGCCAAATGCCAGCCCAGCTGTTTAAAGAAGCTCCTGCAACGCTGCTCCGAGAAGTGCCCACAGGAAAAGTGTCCACCACCAAAGTGCCCCCCACGGTGCCCTGCACCGTGTCCCCCACCATGCCCACCACCCTGCCCTCCCAAGTCCTGCGTCAAGCCTTGTCCTCCTAAGTGCCCACCCCCCTGTCCACCACCCTGTCCACCTCCCTGTCCACCTCCCTGtccacctccctgcccacctccagaATGA